In the genome of Microcoleus vaginatus PCC 9802, the window ACAGAAAACTGGCGGAAATCTCGTTTTAGCTTCCGGCGTCACCATTACCATGCTATTTGGTATGGTGTTAGCGCTATCTTTAGCCTCAGTTTTGATTCTCAACAGTCCCGATCCAGTCGCCGGATTGGCGATCGCACTTCCCATAACTCTGATTTTTAACATCGCTGCTTTTTTCCTATCGCCTTACTTGATGGACTTAAGCCAAAATTGGCTATACCATACTCGCTGGGTTTCCCTAGCAGAAATTGAAAGCCTCAGTCCCGAAACAGCGAAAGTTATTAAGAAGGTTTGCAAGCAGAAAAAACTCCAGCAGCCGCGTTTAGGAATTATCGACGACCAAAACCCTACTGCTTTTACTTACGGTTCATTTCCAAACAGCGCTCGCTTAGTCGTCAGTCAAGGTCTTTTTACCTATTTAGACGACGAAGAAATTGCCACTGTTTACGCCCACGAACTCGGTCACATCGTCCACTGGGACTTTGCAGTAATGACTTTAGCTTCGACTTTGGTGCAGATTACTTATTTAATTTACACTACAGCTCACAGGATGGGTCGAAGTGGTGGCAACAAAGCTAAAGATGCTGCCGGTACTGTAGCTGCTGTTGCTTATTTGTTTTATATCGCCGGCACTTATTTATTGCTGTATTTGTCACGGACGCGAGAATATTTTGCCGACCATTTTGCAGCCGAAACAACCGGAAATCCCAACGCTTTGTCTCGCGCTTTGGTAAAAATTGCTTACGGTATTTTGGAAGAAGGGCAAAGAGCCACCGAACCCAGCCGCTTATTAGAAGGAACTCGCGCTTTAGGCATTTACGATGCCAAAGCTGCCACATCTACCGGAACTGCTTACAGGATTACTTCGGAACCGGAAAAAATTGGGCGAGTGTTTTTGTGGGATATGTTTAATCCGTGGGGTTGGTGGATGGAGTTGAACTCTACTCACCCCCTGACTGGTAAACGAGTTCGCGCTTTGAGCACTTATGCCGAACAATTAGACTTGGATGTTGAGTTTGACATGGGCCGGATTGTCGGTGAAGGCAACGATTTGAGCAAGCGGAGATTGTACGGCAATTTTGTGTTCGATTTACTGCTGTACAGTGCAGAAACTCTGGGATTAGCGGTGGGTTTTGCGATCGGCATTTCGCTGTATGCTGTAAACCCGATGATGATGGTTGCTTGTCCTTTAATCGGTGTAGGTACGGGAATTTTGCTCAAGACTTTGGTGATGTTCCCGAATTACGAAGAAGCAGAACATTTGGATGTTTTAACCTTAATGTCTGACCCTTACGCCAGTCCCTTGCGGGGTCAACCGACGCAACTACAAGGCGAATTAATTGGTCGCGGCGATGCGGGTTATACCTTCGGTTCTGATTTGAAATTGCAAGACAGAACGGGAATGATTTATCTGCGCTATGCTTCTCGTTTTGGGCCAGTTGGTAATTTTATGTTTGGCTTGAAACGGGTTGAAAGCTTGATTGGAATGGATGTTAGGACTTTGGGTTGGTTCCGCCGGGGTGTTGCACCTTGGATGGATTTGATTCAGCTTGAAAGCGATAGCGGTACGACGGTTAAGAGTTATCACCGCTTCTCGTCTGTTGTGATGGCTATAGGGGCGATCGCGATCGGTATTGCCTCGCTATTTATATCATTCGCTGCTTGAAAGTTGACAGGTGAAACGTTTTAAGTTAAATATAATTAAGCTCGAAAATGCGAGCTGCTTTTTTTTTGTTACATACGGTACTATAGAATTTAATACCGCTCTAAATTATCTTTTTTTATCAAAATAGTGAGTTGACGAACCGCTTTCGACCTGTTAGCGCAGCGGCGGGATACGGCTCTTATCACCAAGAAAAGAAGAAGTAAAGAAGGAGATAGGTAATCTTATGGGGCAAAGGGAGTAATTCAGTTATGAGCAAACATGACAATCAAAATTGCTACAATTAGTTTGTTGTTGATAGTATTAAGTTTAGCAGTCAGCAACCCCAGCCAAAAACTCAGGGGTAACTTAACAAAGTTGACCGCCCAGACGGAAAACAAGGAGAAAAAAAACGCCGTGCAAGATATTCTTGATGACAGTGCGAAATTAGAAAAAGTCGCTGGCAATTTTCAATTTATAGAAGGCCCGATTTGGCATCCAGACGGCTTTTTGCTGTTCAGCGATATTCCCGCCAATATTATCTATAAATTAGCCTCAAATCAGCAAGTTGAGATATTTCGCACCCCTTCGGGAAAAGCCAACGGGAATACTTTAGACAAAGAAAACCGCTTACTTACTGGCGAACACGAAAATCGCCGCGTATCCCGCACTGAAAAAGATGGCAAAGTTATCACATTGGCGGATAAATACGAGGGCAAGCGGCTCAACAGTCCCGAACGATTTGGTTGTTAAATCCGACGGCAGCATTTATTTTACCGATCCGTCCTACGGTGTTACTAAAGATCAGGAAGAATTGGGTTTTTACGGTGTTTACCTGCTGGCACCCGACGGAAAATTAACTCTGCTGGTTAAGGATTTGGTGCTGCCCAATGGCATCGCGTTTTCACCAGACGAGCAAAAACTTTATGTCAACAATTCGGAAGCGGGATACATTGCCGTTTTCGATGTAAAACCAGACGGAACTGTTACAAATGAGCGGCTTTTTGCAGATTTAAAAGACGCCAGTCAAAGCGGAGTACCCGACGGTTTAAAAGTTGATGTAGAGGGGAATGTTTACACCACCGGGCCGGGGGGAGTGTGGATTTTCTCGCCGGATGGCAAGCTTTTGGGGAAGATTTCTGTGCCTGAGACGGCGACTAATGTGGCTTGGGGAGAAAGCGATCGCAAAACGCTTTACATTACGGCTAATACAAGTCTGTATCGGATTCGTCTTAAAATTGCGGGTGTGCGGCCGGGAAAATAATCTAAAATACGGCGAAGTTGAAAGTAAAGCGGTTTGTCGTGAGGACTAAAGTCCTCACGACAAACACTTTTTATTAGGGGTAATTGACCGGGCATGATATAATCTCAGTTTTGAGAATCAGTCCTGCTCAATTCTTTAATCTAAAATCTCAAATCTCAAATGGTATTAATAGCTCGGTTGCACAAATTTCTGACTGCTACAGTCGATCGCAAATCCCGATCGCACACAATATTTTGGTTGACTTTGAGCTTGACATTTGCTGCACTTTATGCGGTTTTAGGACTCAAGCAAGCCTTCAGGGCCGAGTATATGGTGCAAGACGATGCGAGACAGCAC includes:
- a CDS encoding peptidase M48, whose product is MSSHAPLRKAGRAAKAGVKLIQKTGGNLVLASGVTITMLFGMVLALSLASVLILNSPDPVAGLAIALPITLIFNIAAFFLSPYLMDLSQNWLYHTRWVSLAEIESLSPETAKVIKKVCKQKKLQQPRLGIIDDQNPTAFTYGSFPNSARLVVSQGLFTYLDDEEIATVYAHELGHIVHWDFAVMTLASTLVQITYLIYTTAHRMGRSGGNKAKDAAGTVAAVAYLFYIAGTYLLLYLSRTREYFADHFAAETTGNPNALSRALVKIAYGILEEGQRATEPSRLLEGTRALGIYDAKAATSTGTAYRITSEPEKIGRVFLWDMFNPWGWWMELNSTHPLTGKRVRALSTYAEQLDLDVEFDMGRIVGEGNDLSKRRLYGNFVFDLLLYSAETLGLAVGFAIGISLYAVNPMMMVACPLIGVGTGILLKTLVMFPNYEEAEHLDVLTLMSDPYASPLRGQPTQLQGELIGRGDAGYTFGSDLKLQDRTGMIYLRYASRFGPVGNFMFGLKRVESLIGMDVRTLGWFRRGVAPWMDLIQLESDSGTTVKSYHRFSSVVMAIGAIAIGIASLFISFAA